From Echinicola soli, a single genomic window includes:
- a CDS encoding peroxiredoxin, translated as MSLRLGDTAPDFTAESTAGKINLYEYLGDAWGILFSHPADYTPVCTTELGTAAKLKGEFEKRNVKMIALSVDGIDSHHGWVKDINETQQTEVNYPIIADEDRKVSELYDMIHPNANEKLTVRSVFIIGPDKKIKLIITYPASTGRNFNELLRVIDSLQLTANYSVATPANWQHGEDVVIAPAITNEEIPAKFPKGHKEIKPYLRTTPQPNID; from the coding sequence ATGTCATTAAGATTAGGAGACACCGCGCCGGATTTTACCGCTGAAAGTACAGCAGGAAAAATCAATCTATACGAATATTTAGGCGATGCATGGGGTATTTTATTTTCCCACCCGGCAGATTACACCCCTGTTTGCACCACCGAATTAGGAACGGCTGCCAAACTGAAAGGTGAATTCGAAAAAAGGAATGTCAAAATGATCGCCTTGAGTGTAGATGGCATCGACAGCCACCACGGCTGGGTCAAAGACATCAACGAAACCCAGCAGACAGAGGTCAATTACCCCATCATAGCTGATGAAGACCGAAAAGTTTCAGAGCTCTATGACATGATCCATCCCAATGCCAATGAAAAGCTCACGGTACGGTCTGTTTTTATCATAGGACCAGACAAAAAAATCAAGCTGATCATTACTTACCCGGCTAGTACTGGGAGAAATTTCAATGAGCTGCTCAGAGTAATTGACTCCCTTCAGTTGACCGCAAATTATTCTGTGGCCACGCCTGCCAATTGGCAGCATGGTGAAGATGTGGTGATTGCACCAGCTATCACCAATGAGGAGATTCCTGCCAAATTCCCTAAAGGACACAAGGAAATCAAGCCTTATTTAAGGACCACTCCTCAGCCTAATATTGATTAA